The Propionibacterium freudenreichii subsp. freudenreichii genome contains a region encoding:
- a CDS encoding potassium channel family protein, translating into MGCGRVGSSLARALEKRGHSLAVIDVNVEAFRRLGPDFAGKTVKGVGFDRDVLVRAGIREADGFAAVASGDNSNILSARVVREEFGVQNVVARIYDQGRAEVYEKLGIPTVATVRWAAGQVMNRLLSDSVTPVWRDPSGMTALFQVPFDNAWAGTSVGQLEERLRVRVPFLTRIGTGEVPSADLLLQEGDVIYVATSNDRAQMVLRTLAAAPEQN; encoded by the coding sequence ATGGGCTGCGGCCGGGTGGGCTCAAGCCTGGCCCGCGCGCTCGAGAAGCGCGGCCACTCGCTGGCCGTCATCGACGTCAACGTGGAGGCCTTCCGCAGGCTTGGGCCCGATTTCGCGGGCAAGACCGTCAAGGGCGTCGGGTTCGATCGCGATGTGCTGGTGCGTGCCGGCATCCGCGAGGCCGATGGCTTCGCCGCCGTCGCCAGCGGCGACAACTCCAACATCCTGTCGGCCCGGGTGGTACGCGAGGAGTTCGGCGTCCAGAACGTGGTCGCCCGCATCTACGACCAGGGACGGGCCGAGGTCTACGAGAAGCTCGGTATCCCCACGGTGGCCACGGTGCGTTGGGCCGCCGGCCAGGTGATGAACCGACTGTTGTCCGACTCCGTCACCCCGGTGTGGCGCGATCCCTCCGGCATGACCGCCCTGTTCCAGGTGCCCTTCGACAATGCGTGGGCGGGAACATCGGTGGGCCAGCTCGAGGAGAGGCTCCGGGTACGGGTGCCCTTCCTCACCAGGATCGGCACCGGCGAGGTGCCCTCGGCCGACCTGCTGTTGCAGGAGGGCGATGTGATCTACGTGGCAACGAGCAATGACCGTGCCCAGATGGTGCTGCGCACGCTCGCCGCGGCGCCCGAGCAGAACTGA